A window of Hordeum vulgare subsp. vulgare chromosome 5H, MorexV3_pseudomolecules_assembly, whole genome shotgun sequence genomic DNA:
CGAAAAGGTTTTCTTACCTGGAAACATTCCACATGCTTTTCAAGGCATGCCACTAAATATGATGCATCTTAATCATAACAAGCACAACACTACTAAAAGATTTCTATCCCATTTTTAGTTGGTTTTAAGTTTCTTATGTGTTCGATACAGTATATATAATCTCTTATGTGGATTCATTTAGAATGATAAACTCATAATAGGGTGCAGTATTCATACATAGTTAGAACAAACTATTGGACTTTCTCAGAGAGATTAATCGAGCTCATTGaatggtactccctccgtaccaaaataagtggctcaagcttagtacaatttagtattagagctagtacaaagttgagacagttattttgggatggagggagtacaagacAGACAGAATAATGAATAAAAAGATATGAGTTCCGGATAGAGCATTAGGCCATTGAATCCAACCAACAAAACAGCTTAATCAACCAACGGACAGCGTTAAAAATTATTATACATTAGCAGTGTTAGTTTTCAGCACACTAGGAGTGAGAGAATACCTTAGAAAgaaatccttcaagtgatagcccACCCAAGACATTCCTTTCAGCGCAGTCTTTATATAGATCAGAAGTCCATGGGCTAAAATAATGATATGTGAATGGTATGAAGAGACAAATGAGTAAATAGACTAAACTTGAGAACCATTTAATGAAAGTTCAACAGATTCCATCAAAGCAAAGACAAACTAATACAGGGTTTACAAACAATATGAGTAAAGCATGTAAATCACAACCAATTGTCTCCAATAGTGTAAAACtaagattaaaattaccctttctTTTAGTAACAACTTACTTTTCAGGTGCAGTTGAAAAAAGATCATCCAACTCAGAAGGTAGCAAAGCTTCGTCCTGGATTTGATATATAAAGTCATAAACACACTTTCAGGATTTCCTTCAACACATAAACAAGTGAGACAATCAATACATTAGACTTACATTATCTATGTCAAACATGTTGAAAATTCCTTTCAAGTAATCAATCACTTCATTTGTCAATTCCACCGTCTGTAACAAAGATAGTGATATGAATTTAGTACCAAAGAAATATTATAGACCAAAAGTATGGCAAATATTAAACATATAGGTAAATGGCTAGTGAAGCCAGGATTGCAGATACCCAGCATACAATTGAAATCAACTATCAACATACACAAGCCATTATAAGAACAACTTGACACTAAGATGTATGTGCACTAAAAAATTGGTCTAGCTTCAACTGACAACAAAATGTGGATAGCTGATAGTAATCAACAGAACATTACTTGATCGGGAGCTCGCTTGACTGACGTTGGAATGAAGTCATCTCTAAGCTTGATTTCATTATCATAACCaaatttcctcaatactgtccatGTAGTTTCCAAACGACCTTtctcaataaaaagagcatgaagGAAAAGGAACCCAGTCAATGTAAGGCCGCTATCATTTACGCCTTCAGGCATCTTCTCTTGAACAACTCTCTTCACGCCTGAAATTTCCGTAGGCTGGAGAGGCGCGCTAAAACATCTGACCTGCAAAGCAATGGAAAGAGAATTTTAGCATCACCATACATAGAAGAATGTCAATACAAAACACTAGTCAGCCTCATGTTAATATAAAGGAAGAATGGTGGCCTCAGTGAATACAAACCTGAAAGTCGTTGAGCTCCACATCACTGAGAGCTCCATCCCTGTCGTGGTCACAAAGAATGAATATCCGCTTCAAAGCCCTCACACAGCGTGGCTTTAGAGATTGCGCCTCTTGATCGAATAGAGGAGCTGTGGGGTGAAGCACTGCCTTCTGGGCATAGTAGAAGACCTCAGGCACCTGCGGTTCATAAACGATCCGTTTAATAAACCTACTCGAGCATAGTATCTACATAGAATTCTAACGTGACAATCAAAATTATCAACTGCATAGTTGAATTAGTACACAATCAAATTATTTAGAAAAATGCGGCTGAGCAGCTGCTGGCATCAGCATTTTGAGCATTCTAGTTGCATTCAATGTGAACAATCAACCATTTGACGTAATAGAAGCATTACCAACATTCTGTATAAACTGAGACAAGGGGGGTCTTTTTCACCTGGATCTGGCGAAGCGCGGAGCACTCGATGCAGGTCTCGATCTCGCGGAACGACTGCATGATGGGCGCCATCGTCTGCTCAAGGCTGTTCTGCTGGTCGTCCCTCAGGTCCAGCTTACAACCCACCACGATGACAGGCGCCTTCAACTGCACAATCACGGAAACATTGGACGGCGGAGATCAACACGGGCAACCCAGTGTAAAATCACCAACCATGGCGAGCGCAGCCCTGCGCTGACCACGAACCACGCCGTGGAGCGCGAGATTACCTGGATGCGCCTGAGCTCCGGGAGCCAGTAGGAGCTGAGCCGGTCGAGCGTGGAGAGCCTGTCGCAGGCGTAGGTGAGCACCACCGCGTCCGCCGCCTGGCACTCGGCGATCAGCTTCGGCTTCTGCTCGGGGCTGCagcacacacacgcacacgcacacacacagagagagagaggaggaggacggggtCAACACCGGCGGGGGGGACACGGAATCAATCGGCGACGGAATCGTCAAATCTGAGGCGGGGCGGGACGGGACGGGAAGGGGCGGAATGGGATAGGGGGGAGGGGACCTGGAGGAGGTGTCGACGATGGTGATGGGGACGCGGTCGGGGAAGTAGTCGGCGGGGAGGCGGGTGTGGGGCATGACCTTGGGGACGTTCTCGGGGAACTGCTcggtggcgacggcgacgacgaggctGGACTTGCCGGTGCCGGGGTCGCCGATGACGACGACGCGCACGCCCGGGCGGCCCGCCAGGTTCGCTGCTGCGGCAGCCatggtcgccgccgccgcctcctcctcctcctcctcggggctAGGGTTTTGGGGGATTTGGGCGCGGCTGCGGCTGCGGCTGTGTGGCGTGGAGTGTCAGGGTGTGGGGCCGGAAGGGGTGGTGGCCGGTTCGGTCTTATGGCGGACGGAAGGATCGATCTGGTTGGTTGGTCCTTGCTTGCTTCGGCTTGGAGGAGAcgcaaagaaagaaaaagaaaaggccaTGGATGGAACCAGCGACCGGATGACACACAGAGACAGAGGCGTCGTgcgtttttttgttttctttttttttctttttcttttttttgagaaCACAGAGGCGTCGTGCGTGCTTGCTGGCTTCTTCGGGCCTGCGAGGAGGGCTCGTGAATGATGCGAGGCTGGGCCTTGCatgggcaaaattgacaaaaatgacccctgatGCGAAAGAACTCACGATTGACCCTTCGGGggaaataattcaccggcctgacccttttgtgtgggcccgacacctaggcgtcatactgtactgtgtgacgcctagaagttcggcgccacacccccgaccacgtggcagggaggggcccaccccccaggcagtgtgacgaCTAAGCCTCAGgcatcacacattgtaatgtgtggcgcctaacgaTTAgacgccacacattgacttatacagccacgggccagcccccctccccctccctcattcaaacagaaactgccactgcggcggcggctggctctcatcccctccctaatcccctcccccatctccttcagatctggggatttcttccttggattgatcccccaaggtaatgtcatcccccatcccttccctttcccatccttctatccaattGTATTAGAttttggttgagtagattgattttagtagattgatttgagtaggttcttaggatttgactagttaggatttggttgagtatatgagtagttagtagttagtagtagtagtagtaagtagtagtagtagtaggtataggaattgtattaggttttggttttggttgagtatatgagtagtagtagttcatatgagtatatgagtcttatttgaatatgagtattagtagtagttcataatagttagtattagtagtagttcatatgagtatgagtatagttagtattagtagtagttcttAGGATTGTAGGATGGtgtaattttttgaatatgagtcttatttgaatattagttagtatatgagtaattttttgtgatttgtaggatggtgtggcttctgaataatgtttatgacgttgaacaccgggcctatttcatttcggagaagaagatggtaagtagaaaatgattagtagatgagtaattttttgaaaatgtaataagcacttgatatcttcttctcctatatgtttgcaggagcttacgcccttgaagatccggtctcatgaggcatcctctgtaatgcactatgatgagcggtacaccccgtacatcgagatgacgggactccttccattcgtgcagcttgtgagtcggtcaactcccaatctgaacgctgcggcagtcacagcactcattgatcgttggaggccggagacacatagttttcacctccggaccggagagatgacagttactcttcaagatgtttccatgatcaccgctcttccgatcgaggggaagccactatgtatgagcactgattctgagggatggcgacaacaaatggaggctcttattggtatgtcgccgcaggagccgaaggtagaagatggagggaagaaagatagagtccctgccggcgccactttcacttggattgccgccaactttgatcattgtcctgaggacgcagatgacgaggtgatccagaggtatgctcgcatctacatgtggtacgtcatctctaggactatctttgctgaaggcacaggcaagaatgctccatggatgtggctgaaggcgttgactattttcgacaacaagttcagctggggctcggccgcactggcttacttgtatcggcaggtaataaattgttagtattaagtactctctgttatctttttctgctaaactgatgcatgtttgttgttacttgtagttggacgatgcttgtcgcaggacgacaaaggacggtggagttggtggttgtatgctcctactttcagtatggagctgggaacgcctacctgttggatgccctaaaagctcacagtggaatacctgggatgaccacggcaacctacatgggcttacaagtgggacttggtatcggaggtggcaagcgaagttaacctattgtacaagcaatacaccaacgatatggattcgcttacccccgagcaggtaagattgtttcagagttgacttacagcttctatgttgtgagtaaaatgaattgtgcttttcatcttg
This region includes:
- the LOC123452928 gene encoding mitochondrial Rho GTPase 1: MAAAAANLAGRPGVRVVVIGDPGTGKSSLVVAVATEQFPENVPKVMPHTRLPADYFPDRVPITIVDTSSSPEQKPKLIAECQAADAVVLTYACDRLSTLDRLSSYWLPELRRIQLKAPVIVVGCKLDLRDDQQNSLEQTMAPIMQSFREIETCIECSALRQIQVPEVFYYAQKAVLHPTAPLFDQEAQSLKPRCVRALKRIFILCDHDRDGALSDVELNDFQVRCFSAPLQPTEISGVKRVVQEKMPEGVNDSGLTLTGFLFLHALFIEKGRLETTWTVLRKFGYDNEIKLRDDFIPTSVKRAPDQTVELTNEVIDYLKGIFNMFDIDNDEALLPSELDDLFSTAPENPWTSDLYKDCAERNVLGGLSLEGFLSKWALMTLLDPANSFANLVYVGYSGDFNSAFTITRKRRVDRKKQQTQRNVFQCYVFGPKGAGKTALLQSFLGRQPSDALPTNSDRFAANTVELSDGTRKTLVLREIPEGDVRSLLNNKESLAPCDAAVFVYDSCDEFSWQRARDLLVQVASHGENTGYEVPCLIVAAKDDLDQSPVALQESTRVSQDMGIETPIPISVKLKDLNSIFCRIVHAAQRPHLSIPETEAGKTRRQYRQLLNRSLMVVSVGAAIGVVGVAAYRVYAARRNSSS